The Haliotis asinina isolate JCU_RB_2024 chromosome 2, JCU_Hal_asi_v2, whole genome shotgun sequence genomic interval TCATGAATGATTATTAACTGTGTAATTTCTGTAAGTACAGAACATAGTGTTATATGCATCAAGTGTTGCAGACCTGTCTAGACTTACAACATCACTTAATGCTGTCTGTATTTGGCAACACTTACTTAAGTGTTGAAAACACATCTATACCTACAGGATCACTTTATGTGGCCTTtaacgagcaaacactttacaaTTTTAGTCAACATTAAGCAGTGTAGGTCTAGGGTGAGCCGACGGTACCTGTTGTACATAACATTGGATCTTGTACTTAACTAAGTATGGCCAATTACAGACACCATTAAGGCCGAGGTACCTCTACAATATCTGATGTACTGCTCTCTACTCTGTTCTGCACTCAACTATATAAGCTTTTAAGTGTTGCCAATTACAGGCAGCATTTAGTGAAGTAGTCtttctcacagtccttgaaccacgttattttccctactgccaagccctttTCGCAATGCTGAAGTATTAAATGAAgcaaagtctagattttctcccggggggcttcttttcaatttaaataggtttgtttgatACTATCCAAATTAAATGTTCTAAAGTCTAAAGTGGTGCTGTAGGTTTATAGAAGTCTACAATACATGAACCCTGTACTAAATAAGGTCCATGTATAGCTGGACTTGCATAAAACCCTTCAAACTGAATTCAttagttttaaacatattttttattatacaaACAATAAGGAACAACTAaactcatgttgatatatttgatatcaaaagacatttgggtgagattctctattcaCCACACAGGAATTACATCACTGTTTCagcagctactactactacacccaTTCGCTGACCACTGGAGCTATTGTCGGCATCGTCATTGGCGTCCTCTCTCTCATCGGTCTGATCGTTGGACTCATCATCTGCTGTGTCTGCTGCTGTAAGCCATCACGGGGACAACGAGGTCAAGTACTACAAAACCAACAGCAACTGACTGTAGTGTCCGGTAAGGCAACCAGTCACGTGACCTTACTCTCATTGGATCATTTAACTTGCCTTTCATACTTACATGTATCCAAATATACTGTGAACTACAGTTATATATTGCTAATTCATTagattatttttaatttgttataACCGTTATTGTTACGTGTGGCTGTAAAAAGGCAATAATTCGTTGCTTCTGTCAGCGCGTTATAAGGGTGTTCCTTATAAACGTTGTTTTCTGTATAAAACGAACTTAATGATCGATACATCGAGTCAAACATCGCTGTGTCGATatttagtgagtatggttttacgccgcttttagcaatattcaatcaaTACCGCGGCGGGGACACCAagcatgggtttcacacattgtacctgtgtgggcaATCTcatccgggtcttcggcctgacgaaCTCaggttttaaccattaggctaccccacaactaTCGATGTGGAAAGAACCTACATGTATACTTGTCTGGAGGATGGTGGGTAGCATGGCGGTTAAAGCCTTcactcgtcacgcagaagacctgggttcgattccccacacgtgtCCAATACGTGGAGCCCATTCCTGGAACCTCTGTTGTGCTTGAAATGTGTAGATCTTAATTTAAATTATAGAAACAATCGCAAACTCCATAGAAGCTCTTTTTCCAGTATATCGGTTCTCAGAAAATACATTACAACGCCCATCGTTTGACAAGCGTATTGCGGTATAGCTGTACAATGCAGTACTACTTTATCTTCAAGAATACATAGTACTCAGTTGTCAGGAGTATCCCCAACATACTGTATGGGCCAGTCAAGTAACAGCTGGGACAATATTTAATGTTACCATGACCTCTTTGGAGTTTGGGAGTATTTTGTGTTAGTTACATCCTTGTTATAATGTTATTACATTGACGTCAATTTGTTCTTTACAAACACTAGGCCTATCCATCAAAGGGCCTCTTCCCAGTTACTTTAACTGAACTTCCTGTAATGTAAGGAACAGGAATGAGGAAAGAAAGAGTTTATCAGCCTTCTGTACACAACTGACAATAAACCACAATCCGTCCAAGCAATAACACTTCGATCACAACTATATATTAATGGCACCCCGTTTATATAGCTGCACGAGACTTATTCGGAATAACCCAACAATAGTGTTCGTACAATGAAACACAACAGGGTCTGAATTAGGCGCGATACGGTGTCAGCTGTTAAGTAATACCCGACACCGTTAAATGTTTAAATTGGAAATTTAGAAATGTAATGATATTTGGCTTGTTGAACATTTCTAACGCATTGCATGGGAAAACTTGTTCTGGTGGCATTTTGTGAGACTGTCGCTCGTCAACTGGCTGATTGTGTTCGATCCTGCACAGCTGATCCATATCATCTGTTATCCTCTGGTTCAATAATCACGTCCACTGCTAGCTTCACCCAACTGCGCATGCGTGACACAGTGCGCTTTTCTTATCGGTTGATGACCTTCTTAATCTTGGATCTCTCAAGATGTGCACTGAAGTCGCTTTGGTGTTGGTATACTTTGCTATCCAAAGGTTGAAAATGACATTCACATGATACACTGACGGGTATGCACAAAGTAATCCTTTTCAAATGAACTGCgagtagactagtggttaaagcgtcacgtcgatgacctgggtttgattccctacatgggtatagtgtgtgaagcccatttctggggatCCTTGCAGTGATATACATTGGAACATTtctaaagccatactcacttacttaaTCATGTCATTTTCAGGCACTACAAACACAGCCTTTACCCCTGGATATGGTCCGGCTCCAGTAGCTTACCCGCCTGCTCCTGGGGCATACCCGCCGGCTCCAGGGGCATACCCGCCGGCTCCAGGGGCATACCCCCCGGCTCCAGGGGCATACCCGCCGGCTCCAGCCTACACTGAACCAGCCTATCCCCCAGAAAAGCAGGGAACGTACCCACCCCCACAAGGTGGTGTGAACCCTCCCGCACAATAAGCTGCCTGACCCCTTACAGGTGAAGTTTTCAAGCAACAGCTCATGGGGACAACACAAAACCCAAGTAATATCTGCTATCTTGACCCGACGCAGACATACTTATGAGTATATTGTTTTTGTACTATGCCATTCAGtgaatgtatgaaatgtatataGATAATTTAAtggtttttttatatattttttgttgtttatatgATTAAAACCATGACAAAGGACGGTAGGATAGTGTAgcgcttaaagcgttcgctcaccccgatgaagatcctggttcgaGTCCAAaaatgggtacaaggtgtgaagtctatttcagatgtcccttgccgtgatattgctggaatattactaaaagcggtgtaaaactaagctcattcACTTACGACATGCAAAACGTTTCTAGCTAACAAAATGCTCTTAAACGTCCATACATGCACGGATAGAAAGTTATCATCTCATAGCACCGGTATTATTTAATCCGGTGAGACATGCTTTAATCTCTagtgtatgtacatatataaaccACCATGTATTGTAATTGAACCTTTTGACCAAGAAAGGTGTTTTGTTTATAAACCGGCTAAAACCATATTCAAGATGTGAGAGAGTCCTTCGTTGTTATAAAGAGGCCGTTATATAGATGTTTGTCTATATATGCAGTTCATATAAACTGCTGACATTTTCTACACTGTGATGAAACATATCAGtttgaatattttaacaatAAAACTATTTTCGACTTTCAGTCTTCAGGTTTCATTCAGTCAGTGAGGCGTGCATTGCACATTGTAAGTAGGGGACTACCTGTGTTACCACAACACATTGTAAGTGGGGGACTACTTGTGTTATCACTACACATTGTGAGGGACTACGTGTGTTACCACAACACATTGTAAGTGGGGGACTACTTGTGTTATCACTACACATTGTGAGGGACTACGTGTGTTACCACAACACATTGTAAGTGGGGGACTACCTCTGTTACCAAAACACAGTGTAAGTGGGGGACTACCTGTGTTATCACTACACATTGTAAGTAGGGGACTACCTGTGTTATCACTACACATTGTGACGGACTATCTGGTTTACCAAAACACATTGTAAGTGATGGACTACCTGTGTTATCACTACACATTGTAAGTGAGAGACTACCTGTGTTATCACTACACATTGTCAGTAGGGGACTACCTGTGTTATCACTACACATTATAAGTAGGGGACTACCTGTGTTATCACTACACATTGTAAGTAGGGGACTACCTGTGTTATCACTACACATTGTAAGTAGGGGACTACCTGTGTTATCACTACACATTGTAAGTAGGGGACTACCTGTGTTATCACTACACATTGTAAGTGGGGGACTATCTGTATTATCACTACACACTGTAAGTAGAGGACTACCTGTGTTATCACTACACAGTGTAAGTGATGGACAACCTGTGTTATCACTACACATTGTAAGTAGGGGACTACCTGTGTTATCACTACACATTGTAAGTGGGGGACTACCTGTGTTATCACTACACATTGTAAGCAGGGGACTACCTGTGTTATCACTACACATTGTAAGCAGGGGACTACCTGTGTTATCACTACACACTGTAAGTAGAGGACTACCTGTGTTATCACTACACAGTGTAAGTGATGGACAACCTGTGTTATCACTACACATTGTAAGTAGGGGACTACCTGTGTTATCACTACACACTGTAAGTGGGGGACTACCTGTGTTATCACTACACATTGTAAGTAGGGGACTACCTGTGTTATCACTACACATTGTAAGTGGGGGACTACCTGTGTTATCACTACACATTGTAAGTGGGGGACTACCTGTGTTATCACTACACATTGTAAGTGGGGGACTACCTGTGTTATCACTACACATTGTAAGTGGGGGACTACCTGTGTTATCACTACACATTGTCAGTAGGGGACTACCTGTGTTATCACTACACAGTGTAAGTCGGGGACTACCTGTGTTATCACTACACAGTGTAAGTGATGGACTATCTGTGTTATCACTACACATTGTAAGTGGGGGACTATCTGTATTATCACAACACATTGTAAGTAGGGTACTACCCCTGTGTTATCACTACACATTGTCAGTAGGGGACTACCTGTGTTATCACTACACATTGTAAGTAGGGGACTACCTGTGTTATCACTACACATTGTCAGTAGGGGACTACCTGTGTTATCACTACACATTGTCAGTAGGGGACTACCTGTGTTATCACTACACATTGTAAGTGAGAGACTACCTGTGTTTATCACTACACATTGTAAGTGGGGGACTATCTGTATTA includes:
- the LOC137274386 gene encoding cysteine and tyrosine-rich protein 1-like isoform X1; its protein translation is MYRLQVGFVILTLVTISCAYQVCYEKGFGGTYRKKTCTYSCCGSSSYRYCCGSSSSSYYYYTHSLTTGAIVGIVIGVLSLIGLIVGLIICCVCCCKPSRGQRGQVLQNQQQLTVVSGTTNTAFTPGYGPAPVAYPPAPGAYPPAPGAYPPAPGAYPPAPGAYPPAPAYTEPAYPPEKQGTYPPPQGGVNPPAQ
- the LOC137274386 gene encoding cysteine and tyrosine-rich protein 1-like isoform X2, whose product is MYRLQVGFVILTLVTISCAYQVCYEKGFGGTYRKKTCTYSCCGSSSYRYCCGSSSSYYYYTHSLTTGAIVGIVIGVLSLIGLIVGLIICCVCCCKPSRGQRGQVLQNQQQLTVVSGTTNTAFTPGYGPAPVAYPPAPGAYPPAPGAYPPAPGAYPPAPGAYPPAPAYTEPAYPPEKQGTYPPPQGGVNPPAQ